In Oscillospiraceae bacterium, the genomic window CGCCGCCACCGTCTCCGGCAGCTTCTCCCGCTCTTCGGCCTTTTTGCGCTCGGCTTCCTTCGCGGCCAGCTCTTCGGCGGTCGGCGGGGGAGGTACCGTGCCCGCCTCGTACACCATGTAGGTGCCGTCTGCCAGTGCAACGCCCCAGTAGCGCTGGCCGGGCTGTGCGGCATCGTTGTGCTCGCTCACGGCCTGCGCAATGGCGATGTAATCGGCTTTTGCCGCCGGAGCGGTGTAACCGGGCTTGATTTTAGTGTCCATACAGTGCCTCCTTATCCAATCACATTGCCGCTCTCGTCCACAAGCACCTCTTGCGGCAGCACCAAAATTGGGCGGTAGCTGTAGCTGGACTTTGCGCTGTTACCCTTTAACGCCCCGTCTGCGGTAACATACGCCGCCTTACTCGGGGTCCATCCACCGCTCGTAGGCGTCCGGGTCCAGTAAGGCCGGGACCATTTTCTTCTGGCTGTTGCCTCGGTACGAAAGTAGCTCAGCGCCGCACCCTCTTTATATGTGTTGGTCAGGGCTCCATTCAGTTCCGTGATACTGGGCAGAAAGACCTTTGTTGCCAGGCCATCCGCCCCCTCTCTCCGGTCCTCCTCCATAGGAAAACTTTCGGTGCCCATATAAGGGATTCGCACCTTCTTGATCAGCGGCTTGATATCCGCTTTGATCATCCTGAAAAACGTGTCTTCCAGGTATATTTGTGAATCGGAATTCGCGTACCCGGTACCGCTGGATTTATAAGATCCCGTGAACCTTGTGGAGTTGCACAGCAGCCACGTTCCAAAGCAGCTTGCGTCGTACATATCGCCCGGTAGACCCTGATGCACAATGATCCATTCTGTACGGATGTTATCTACGTCAAAAAACACCTTTTTGCCAACCGGTTTATTTCCCAAGGGCGTGCCGCTCTGGTAGACGAGCCGGGCTTGACCATTTATGCCGACGTACACCTTTTGCACCTGCCGGGCCTGACCGCCCACGCCCACATAAAGTTTGGACATTTTGTGTGCCGTGCTACCGGCACCGAGATAGATGCTCATGCGCCCACCTCCTTATGCGTACACCAGCAGGACAGTGCCTGTGTCGAGGGCGCTGCCCACGCCGGGGTCGGTGGTCTGCGCCTTGACCGTAAAGCCGTTGACGCTGGTCACGCTCAGGGTGCCGTCATTTGTCACGCCGAGGCCAGCGCCAACTTTTACGGAGCCTAGCTGGTCAGCCGTGGCAGGCGTGCCGAACTTTTGGTCGGCCTCTTTCTGGTTGTACACCTCCGTCTTTGCGTAGGTCTCATTCTTGCCGTAGGCTCCCACATCCTCCGCCGTCAGGGCTGTGTCCTTTCCGGTTCCTCCGTGTTCCACGCCCAGCACGCCGGTCATCACATCCAGTGCCGTGGTGTCCTTGGTCTGCAGCGTCCGTGTGCTGCCGTCGCCCATGGTCAGGGTCATCACCTGCCCGTTCAGCTCGATGCGCTCCACATAGTCCGCACTGCCCGCTTCCAGCGCACCCACGTCCGCCGCCGTCAGGGTCACCACGCCGCCCTGGCCGTTCACGCTCTTCACCGGCCCGTCCGCCGGTGCCGTTTTCTCCGCCCGATCGGCTGCCGCCTCGGCCCGGGCTGCGCCGCTTTCTGCCGCTTTCTGTGCCGCCCCGGCCTGTCCGGCCGCCGTCACCGTTTCTGTCCGTGCTGCCTCGGCTCTCTTCGCATCCTTCGCGGCCGCACCTGCGCTGTTCCGCGCTTCCTGCGCGCTGGTCGCCGCACTGTTCGAGTACGCCAGCACCCGCGCCACAAAGGTCTCGTACTGCGTCGGGCTGATCTCCGCGTCGCCGTCGGTGGCAAGCGTCTCGTAGCAGTCGTATTTTGCCGGCCGTGTCAGCGCCCGGAATCCGTCCTCGCCCAGGGCCAGCAGCATCCAGCTGCCGCAGCTCGACGCGGTAAACTCCTTGCCCACCGCACAGCTGTGCGCTTCGTCCAGCAAAATGGGGGCAGGCAGGGTGCCGTCCTGCCGCTGGATGTGCAGCGTCACGCTCTTGCCCTGCCAGCTCTCCGGCAGGGTAAATTCCAGCCGCTCTACGTTCGCGCTGCTCTGCCCGCCCAGGTGCAGCACCTTCATCTCCGGGGCAAACTCCACCCCACCGAATCGCTTTTCCACGATCCTTACCTGCATGGTCTTTTCCTCCTTCCGTTTTTTTCCCAGTCTACCGTCCCGCTGCCCCGCAAAAAACCGTGTACTTTTATAAAAGCACCCCGGCAGGTCTTGCCCGCCGGGGTGCTTTCTATTGGTGACAAAGCGTCACCGGATGGCTGCCACTTGGTTGGCACTTGGTTGGCATCTGGTCGTCACCGCAGCAGTGCATACGGGTCCTCTTCCGGTTCCGCCTGTGTTGCCTTCTCCGCCGCTTTTTCCCACTGCGCAAAGGTCTTTTCCGTGTACAGGGCGTTTCCGTCCGTGTCGGTCAGGGCCAGCAGCACGTCGGCCAGCTGCTGCTTGTCCGCATCGCTGCCCGCCAGATACTCCGGCTTTGCCAGCTCGGTCAGCTTGCTCTTCACGCTGCTCGGCGTCCGTCCGGCCTTCATCAGCCGGTCGTACTCGGCCTGCACGTCCTGCGCCTTCCGGCTGTCCACCGCCTCGCCCAGGTCCGCGTACATGTCGCCCGCGTCGCCCTTCAGCATCTCGGTCTCCAGTGCATTCACGGCCCCGGTCACGCAGTCGATCACGGCTTCCCGCTTCGGCGCGTCCTCCTTCACATTCTTCCGGATGCCCAGCACGTCGTACAGCGCTTCGATGGTCTCCGTCTCCAGCCGGTACCGCTCGGCTTCGTTCCCTTCCATCTGTGCCTTTGCCGCCGCCCGGGTGTCGGCGTCGTACTTCTTCAGCCGGGTCTTCAGCTGCTTGTAGATCTCGCCCTCCTTGCCCATGGCCACCAGTTTCTCCACCGCCGCCTGTGCCTCGTCCGCGTCGCCGCTGGCATAGGCATTGTACAGCCGGTCATACTGCCCGGTCGCGCTCTCCGGCAGGCTGTTGAAGCTAAATTTTCCGCCCTGCGCCACGTTCTGCGCATCGTCCCAGTACCCGCGCACTGCGTCCACCATCTTCCGGCCGTTGCCGTAGGGCACCCCCACGATCTCAAAGCCGTTTTCGATCAGGGCCATGCCCTTCTCCATCAGCTTCTTGTGGTGCTTTTCCAGCTCCGCCTCGTCCATCTCGCTGGTGTCCTTCTTCAGCTCCGCCGTAAACTTCACCACATCCGACGCCATGTCGTTTACCGCGCTGATGTTCGTGGCACTGATCACGTCGTAATCCTTGCCCTCGATGGCATTGTCGATCAGGCTGTACAGCTCGCTGCCAAACAGGAAGTTGCCCATTGTGCTCTCGGTGGACAGCGAGAAAAAGCGGCTCACCATGCTCTTCAGGGTCACGTCGCCGTTCTCGTCCTGCTCCCGGTCCCACCGGTGCAGCAGGAAGTCCGCGCCGATCTTCATCATGGCAAACACCGCCACCTGCGCCGCCTGGCTCAGAATGGCCCGGTCCCGCTGCTTTGTCGCCCGCTGCAGCTCTGCCTTGTTCGCGTCGCTGGCGTCCGCCTTGTACCGCGCCGCCTGCGCTTTCCAGTCGCCCACCGCGTCGATCAGGATGCCCGCATTCTGGAAGCGCTGGGTCGTGAACATCGTAAAGGTCTTTACCATCTCGTCCGGGTTGCGCTGGATGCCTGCCCGCTGCATCACGGTGTAGTTCGGCTGGGTCTGCTCGATCACCTTCTGGTAGGTGCGGTTCACCGCCTCCCAGTATGCCGGGCTTCCGGTCTCTCCCGCGCCCTCGAATTCCGCCGCGTGGTTCTTCACATAGGCTTTGCTGCCCTCCCACAGGGCCGCCACCGTGATCTCGTCCATGCCGTTGATCCATCCGGTCAGCCATCCGGGCACCTTGTCCATGCCCTTCTGCACCAGCGTCTCCCGCTTGCCGATGCTCTGCAGCTCGCCTTTTCCGGCCCCGCGCTTCCGCCACTGCAAAAGCACGTCCCCGTGCTCTGCAATTTCTGCTTCCAGCGCTGCCTTCTGCTTCGATTTCAAAAAGGGCACCACCGACGTCATAGTGTCCCTCACAAATGGCATCACCGACGCCATGGTGTCTCCGCCCAGCACGGCCGCCGCCGTCGGCAGGCTCGCCGCCTGTGCAATGGCCACGCCGGGGTTCAGGGTCAGCACCGCCCCCGCGTAGTTGCCCCGCAGCGTGCTCAGCATCCGGCTCACGCCGTTGGAGCGGTGCCGCTGGGTGGTCTGCAGGTCGGTCAGCAGATCGTCCAGGTAGCTCACGGCCTTCGTGCCCCACTGCTCCTTGATCACGCCGTTTTTCAGGGTCTTCACGCCGTCCCGGGTCTCCACCCCTGCGTTCAGGATCTTCTGCACGTCCCGGATGGGCGCGGCCAGTCCCGCATAGGCTGCCGTGTCCCGCAGGCTGCGCTGCACCACGCTCGAGCACTCTTCCAAAAGGATGGGCTTGCTGCTCTTCACACGGTTCTTCAAAAAGCCCCGGCCCTCAATGGTCGCGTCCAGCTTCACGCCCTCGATCTCGGTCGCCAGTGCAGCCTTGTCCACCGCAATGGGGTAGTAGTTCTGCACGGTGGCCCGCTTGTAGCCCACCAGCTGCAGGCTCGTCTCGTTGATCAGCTTCGTGGTGTAGTTTCCAAAAAACTCCTTCATGTCCGCGCACCACGCCCGGTCGTAGTCGGTCATGGCCGCTTCCAGTGTGTTCAGGATGGTGTCCGCCATGGCTTCCCCGTGTCCGTCGCTCAGCATGCCCAGCTGCACCAGCTGTCCCTTCTGGTAGGCCTGCTCCACGTCGCCCTTGCTGTACAGCTGCGCATCCGGCACCACCATGCCGCCGGTCATCAGGTGCTCCCGGCTGTCCTTGTTCTGCAGGTGCATGTACAAACTGCACAGCTGCGCATGGGTCAGCGGCACCGCGTTGTGGTCCGTGTCTCTCAGGCCCACGTCCACAAGGTCCGCACCCGGCCCGGCAAAGGCCTGCGCTTCCTTGGCGTGCTTTGCGCCCGTCACGTCTGCAAACAGCTTTTCGCCCTCGATGGTGATCTTCGTCTGCCGGTACTGGCCGTCGTTCAGCATCTGCCCGATCTTCTCCATCTGGCCGCCGTTCTTGTAGCCG contains:
- a CDS encoding DUF6273 domain-containing protein codes for the protein MSIYLGAGSTAHKMSKLYVGVGGQARQVQKVYVGINGQARLVYQSGTPLGNKPVGKKVFFDVDNIRTEWIIVHQGLPGDMYDASCFGTWLLCNSTRFTGSYKSSGTGYANSDSQIYLEDTFFRMIKADIKPLIKKVRIPYMGTESFPMEEDRREGADGLATKVFLPSITELNGALTNTYKEGAALSYFRTEATARRKWSRPYWTRTPTSGGWTPSKAAYVTADGALKGNSAKSSYSYRPILVLPQEVLVDESGNVIG
- a CDS encoding bZIP transcription factor translates to MDTKIKPGYTAPAAKADYIAIAQAVSEHNDAAQPGQRYWGVALADGTYMVYEAGTVPPPPTAEELAAKEAERKKAEEREKLPETVAALQKENEMLKQCLLEMSETVYA